Below is a window of Myxococcales bacterium DNA.
GGAACCAGGCGACAACGGCCACGAGCAGCAGCGCCGCGACCCCGGTTGCAGCGATCCGACGGGTGCGGAAGCCGATGGGCGCCTGGGGGGCCGCCTCCGAGGCGACGGAGACCTCCGCGACGAACCGAAAGCCGTGCCCGTATTCGGTACGCAGCACCGTCTGGTGCTCGCCGTCGTCCCCCACCGCCTGGCGGGCTTTCTGCACCGTCCGGGAGACCGCCGCTGGGGTCACGTGGGCGCCCGACCAGAAGGCGTCGAGCAGCTCGTCGGGTGAGACGAAGCGCTCGCGATGTTCGATCAGGTAGGTGAGGACGTCGAAGATCTTCGGCTCAACTGGGATCCGCCGGCCCTGGTGCTGGAGGGTCCGCGCTTCAGGCTCTAACTCGTAGCCTCCAAAGACGAAACGCATTGGCATAGAGACCCCTTCTCTTCCCCCGCGGGAGATTATGCCACAACACAACTGCCTGTCGAAAGTGACGCGGTCGAGAAA
It encodes the following:
- a CDS encoding winged helix-turn-helix domain-containing protein; amino-acid sequence: MPMRFVFGGYELEPEARTLQHQGRRIPVEPKIFDVLTYLIEHRERFVSPDELLDAFWSGAHVTPAAVSRTVQKARQAVGDDGEHQTVLRTEYGHGFRFVAEVSVASEAAPQAPIGFRTRRIAATGVAALLLVAVVAWF